From a single Silene latifolia isolate original U9 population chromosome 6, ASM4854445v1, whole genome shotgun sequence genomic region:
- the LOC141586302 gene encoding AT-hook motif nuclear-localized protein 20-like produces the protein MMKGEYQEEEDHEQQQQGDISNSTPQSTSSTHLFSNFQSHPKFLSPPPHFLPPHPYPHPHPHHPQQQFQSTEITPVKPSKKPKTTPTPTTSSEDGTGGTIELSHSRRPRGRPPGSKNRPKPAIIITREPDPSTSMSPYILELPSGSDLVDSLTRFTRRRNIGLCVLTATGVVENVTLKQPSTGVQGGTVTFHGRFDVLSLQACLLVEGSKTVSFGSNCGMGVFTISLGGPQGQIVGGKVVGPLVCCGTVYVVATSFNNPSYCRLPLEGDGDRVTVTAGDGDGVDGEGSGTQVSLYSGGGGGHEVMWGPAVSGGGGGGGSSRPQSSQQQQQPRY, from the coding sequence atgatgaaAGGTGAATATCAAGAAGAAGAAGaccatgaacaacaacaacaaggtgACATCTCTAATTCCACACCACAATCCACTTCTTCCACTCACTTATTCTCAAACTTCCAATCCCACCCTAAATTCCTCTCTCCACCACCTCACTTCCTCCCTCCTCACCCTTACCCTCACCCTCACCCTCACCACCCACAACAACAATTCCAATCTACCGAAATTACCCCTGTCAAACCTtctaaaaaacccaaaactaCCCCTACTCCAACAACAAGCAGCGAAGACGGAACCGGAGGAACAATTGAATTATCTCATTCCCGTCGTCCACGTGGCAGACCACCCGGTTCAAAGAACAGACCTAAACCCGCTATTATCATTACCCGAGAACCCGACCCGAGTACTTCCATGTCACCTTACATACTCGAACTCCCGTCCGGGTCTGACCTGGTTGACTCGCTGACTCGGTTCACTCGTCGCCGTAACATTGGTCTATGCGTGTTAACCGCGACGGGGGTGGTGGAAAACGTGACGTTGAAGCAACCGAGTACTGGTGTACAAGGCGGAACGGTGACGTTTCATGGGAGGTTTGACGTGTTGTCGTTACAAGCGTGCTTATTGGTGGAGGGTAGTAAAACGGTGTCGTTTGGAAGTAATTGTGGTATGGGTGTGTTTACGATATCGTTGGGGGGACCACAAGGGCAGATTGTTGGTGGAAAAGTGGTGGGACCGTTGGTTTGTTGTGGGACCGTGTATGTTGTTGCGACGTCGTTTAATAACCCTAGTTATTGTAGGCTGCCTCTTGAGGGTGACGGTGATAGGGTTACAGTTACTGCTGGTGATGGTGACGGTGTTGATGGTGAAGGGAGTGGGACCCAGGTGAGTTTGTATAGTGGTGGTGGAGGTGGACATGAGGTTATGTGGGGCCCAGCTGTttctggtggtggtggtggtggtgggagtagTAGACCGCAATCgtcgcagcagcagcagcaaccgcGTTATTGA